One genomic segment of Protaetiibacter intestinalis includes these proteins:
- a CDS encoding TadE family type IV pilus minor pilin yields the protein MRSRSAADDTGAAATEFAVALPAVVLVLAVCIGAIGVCSQQLRLQDAAADAARELGRGQSASDVAARIPEGARLHSWTTGSFVCARLTAAARGPAAVAGLELAAESCALDGGR from the coding sequence ATGCGCTCTCGATCGGCGGCTGACGACACGGGGGCGGCGGCGACCGAGTTCGCGGTGGCGCTGCCCGCCGTCGTGCTCGTCCTCGCGGTCTGCATCGGGGCGATCGGCGTCTGCTCCCAGCAGCTGCGGCTGCAGGACGCCGCCGCGGATGCCGCGCGCGAGCTCGGCCGCGGGCAGTCGGCCTCCGACGTGGCGGCGCGCATCCCCGAGGGCGCCCGGCTGCACAGCTGGACCACCGGGTCGTTCGTCTGCGCGAGGCTCACGGCGGCGGCCCGGGGTCCCGCCGCCGTCGCGGGCCTCGAGCTCGCGGCCGAGAGCTGCGCCCTGGACGGCGGCCGGTGA
- a CDS encoding alpha/beta hydrolase has translation MTGRRARLGRTAALAAALALVLSGCVSWFQPGGAPATSTPTGEEVAEELAPFYHQVLRWSGCGGGMQCADATAPLDWDDPGGETIQLALIRQYATGGNPRGSLLVNPGGPGGSGVDFVRDSIDFATSAKLQREFTVVGFDPRGVGSSTPVGCGDAAVLDDFIYGIGPGVRGSDAWIAATEAKNAAFGARCLEGTGELLGHVDTVSAARDLDLLRAVLGDEQLNYLGYSYGTYLGARYAELFPERAGRLVLDGAIDPSAGEFDVTLAQARGFEGAFTAYLEDCIGRRGCPFDGSVDDARSRVAALLSSLDAHPIAADDGRMLGSGTMFSAVILPLYNQSNWSYLDQLFDDTFDGDPDTAFFLADAYNDRNADGTFASNGTPAFIAVNCLDYPSDPDPATMRAQAQTLADEAPVFGPWMAFGGTLCPQWPFLSSVVRAPITAPGSPDILVVGTTNDPATPYVWAQALAAQLENGHLVTHRGEGHTAYGTSSCVTEVVDAFLVDGTVPAADPMC, from the coding sequence GTGACCGGACGCCGGGCCCGGCTCGGCCGGACGGCGGCGCTCGCGGCCGCCCTCGCGCTCGTGCTGAGCGGCTGCGTGTCGTGGTTCCAGCCGGGCGGCGCCCCGGCGACCTCCACGCCGACGGGCGAGGAGGTGGCCGAGGAGCTCGCGCCGTTCTACCACCAGGTGCTGCGCTGGAGCGGCTGCGGCGGCGGCATGCAGTGCGCGGATGCGACGGCGCCGCTCGACTGGGACGACCCGGGCGGCGAGACGATCCAGCTGGCCCTCATCCGCCAGTACGCGACGGGCGGGAACCCGCGCGGCTCGCTGCTCGTCAACCCGGGCGGCCCCGGCGGCTCGGGGGTCGACTTCGTGCGCGACAGCATCGACTTCGCGACGAGCGCGAAGCTGCAGCGCGAGTTCACGGTGGTCGGCTTCGACCCGCGCGGCGTCGGCTCCTCGACACCGGTCGGCTGCGGCGACGCGGCGGTGCTCGACGACTTCATCTACGGCATCGGGCCGGGCGTGCGCGGCTCCGACGCGTGGATCGCCGCGACGGAGGCCAAGAACGCGGCCTTCGGCGCCCGCTGCCTCGAGGGCACGGGCGAGCTGCTCGGCCACGTCGACACGGTGAGCGCGGCGCGCGATCTCGACCTGCTGCGCGCGGTGCTCGGCGACGAGCAGCTGAACTACCTCGGCTACTCCTACGGCACCTACCTCGGCGCCCGCTACGCGGAGCTCTTCCCCGAGCGCGCCGGCCGCCTCGTGCTCGACGGCGCGATCGACCCCTCCGCGGGCGAGTTCGACGTCACCCTCGCCCAGGCGCGCGGCTTCGAGGGCGCGTTCACCGCCTACCTGGAGGACTGCATCGGCCGTCGCGGCTGCCCCTTCGACGGCTCCGTCGACGACGCGCGCTCGCGGGTCGCGGCGCTCCTGTCGAGCCTCGACGCGCATCCGATCGCCGCCGACGACGGGCGGATGCTGGGCTCCGGCACGATGTTCAGCGCCGTCATCCTGCCGCTGTACAACCAGTCGAACTGGAGCTACCTCGACCAGCTCTTCGACGACACCTTCGACGGGGATCCCGACACCGCGTTCTTCCTCGCCGACGCCTACAACGACCGCAACGCCGACGGCACCTTCGCCTCGAACGGCACGCCCGCGTTCATCGCCGTCAACTGCCTCGACTACCCGAGCGACCCCGACCCGGCCACGATGCGCGCCCAGGCGCAGACGCTCGCCGACGAGGCGCCCGTCTTCGGCCCGTGGATGGCGTTCGGCGGAACGCTGTGCCCGCAGTGGCCGTTCCTGTCGTCGGTCGTGCGCGCGCCCATCACCGCGCCCGGCTCGCCCGACATCCTCGTGGTCGGCACGACCAACGACCCCGCGACGCCCTACGTGTGGGCGCAGGCGCTCGCGGCGCAGCTCGAGAACGGCCACCTCGTCACCCACCGGGGCGAGGGCCACACCGCCTACGGCACGAGCAGTTGCGTCACCGAGGTCGTCGACGCGTTCCTCGTCGACGGCACGGTGCCGGCCGCCGACCCCATGTGCTGA
- a CDS encoding type II secretion system F family protein, producing MRARPQPGEEADAVADAVQRLAVLLTAGLDPLGALRALPASRPAALAAAAASDSPHDVPDAIRGADRGAVWALVAAQWHVAVEAGAPLAATLERTVESLRALADAERQLDLALAGPLATARIVALLPLAGAGLGMLVGADPLGVVFGTVPGAVAALLGVALLIAGLRWNRRLVDRARGSEPLAGLGAELLALALSGGGAPDRALALVASAAERSGLPAAVDEARETLAFAIGAGVPAAVLLRAEATRARRVALAEVLRRAALLGTRLLAPLGLCFLPSFVLLGVVPLVLGILRGTLSAF from the coding sequence GTGAGGGCGCGCCCGCAACCGGGTGAGGAGGCCGACGCGGTCGCGGATGCCGTGCAGCGGCTCGCGGTGCTGCTCACGGCGGGGCTCGACCCGCTCGGGGCGCTGCGCGCACTCCCCGCGAGTCGCCCCGCGGCGCTCGCGGCGGCCGCCGCATCCGACTCCCCGCACGACGTGCCGGACGCGATCCGCGGCGCCGACCGGGGCGCGGTCTGGGCGCTCGTCGCCGCGCAGTGGCATGTCGCGGTGGAGGCGGGCGCCCCGCTCGCGGCGACCCTCGAGCGGACGGTGGAGAGCCTGCGCGCCCTCGCCGACGCCGAGCGGCAGCTCGACCTCGCGCTCGCGGGACCGCTCGCCACGGCGCGGATCGTGGCGCTGCTGCCGCTCGCCGGGGCCGGGCTCGGGATGCTGGTCGGCGCCGACCCGCTCGGCGTCGTGTTCGGCACGGTGCCCGGTGCCGTCGCCGCACTGCTCGGGGTCGCCCTGCTGATCGCGGGCCTGCGATGGAATCGGCGGCTCGTCGACCGGGCGAGGGGCTCCGAGCCGCTCGCGGGGCTCGGTGCCGAACTGCTCGCCCTGGCCCTGAGCGGCGGCGGCGCCCCCGACCGGGCGCTCGCGCTCGTGGCATCCGCCGCCGAGCGCAGCGGCCTGCCGGCCGCGGTCGACGAGGCGAGGGAGACCCTCGCGTTCGCGATCGGCGCGGGCGTGCCGGCGGCCGTGCTGCTGCGCGCCGAGGCGACGCGCGCCCGGCGCGTGGCACTCGCCGAGGTGCTGCGCCGTGCCGCCCTGCTCGGCACCCGGTTGCTCGCGCCGCTCGGGCTGTGCTTCCTGCCGTCGTTCGTGCTGCTGGGCGTCGTGCCGCTCGTGCTCGGCATCCTCCGCGGCACGCTGAGCGCGTTCTGA
- a CDS encoding DUF4244 domain-containing protein: MRRMLHRIAARTRPDEGAATAEYAITIMAAVGFAGLLVVIMKSGEVQQILTELVRNALSIGG, translated from the coding sequence ATGCGCCGCATGCTGCACCGGATCGCCGCCCGCACCCGCCCCGACGAGGGCGCCGCCACCGCCGAGTACGCCATCACGATCATGGCGGCCGTCGGATTCGCGGGGCTGCTCGTCGTGATCATGAAGTCGGGGGAGGTGCAGCAGATCCTCACCGAGCTGGTGCGCAATGCGCTCTCGATCGGCGGCTGA
- the tmk gene encoding dTMP kinase, whose translation MPADRGLFLTFEGGDGSGKSTQSALLTEWLAAGGRTVVHSREPGGTELGLELREIILHRRGYIAPRAEALLYAADRAHNIATVVRPALERGDIVIQDRYLDSSVAYQGAGRVLDADEVREVSLWATERLLPDLTILLDLDIEAGRARLDDARTRYDRLEAEAAEFHHRVREAYLALAAAEPARFLVLDAALPIDELAARIRERVSDLLA comes from the coding sequence GTGCCGGCCGACCGCGGCCTGTTCCTCACCTTCGAGGGCGGCGACGGCTCCGGCAAGTCCACCCAGTCGGCGCTGCTGACGGAGTGGCTCGCCGCCGGGGGCCGCACCGTGGTGCACTCGCGGGAGCCCGGCGGCACCGAGCTGGGGCTCGAACTGCGGGAGATCATCCTGCACCGGCGCGGCTACATCGCCCCGCGTGCGGAGGCGCTGCTCTACGCCGCCGATCGCGCCCACAACATCGCGACCGTCGTGCGCCCCGCGCTCGAACGGGGCGACATCGTCATCCAGGACCGCTACCTCGACTCCTCGGTCGCCTACCAGGGCGCCGGGCGCGTGCTGGATGCCGACGAGGTGCGCGAGGTGTCGCTGTGGGCGACCGAGCGCCTGCTGCCCGACCTCACGATCCTGCTCGACCTCGACATCGAGGCCGGCCGCGCACGGCTCGACGACGCGCGCACCCGCTACGACCGCCTCGAGGCGGAGGCCGCCGAGTTCCACCACCGCGTGCGCGAGGCCTACCTCGCCCTCGCCGCCGCCGAGCCCGCGCGGTTCCTCGTGCTCGACGCCGCGCTGCCGATCGACGAGCTCGCCGCCCGCATCCGGGAGCGGGTGTCGGACCTGCTCGCGTAG
- the topA gene encoding type I DNA topoisomerase, producing the protein MPTKKLVIVESPAKARTIAQYLGDGYEVQASVGHIRDLIDVKDLPPELKKGSVGKFSIDVENGFEPYYVVSDSKKKTVTELKRALKDADELYLATDEDREGEAIAWHLLEVLKPKVPVKRMVFHEITKDAIQAAERNTREIDTALVDAQETRRILDRLFGFEISPVLWRKVAPKLSAGRVQSAALRLVVDRERERLAFVSASYWDLVAEFTPTDAEQAFSARLVRLEGKRVAQGGDFDDTGRLKADAVTLDERAADLLVDALRADTASFAVKSLETKPYSRRPAAPFTTSTLQQEASRKLRLSARITMSLAQSLYENGYITYMRTDSTTLSQQAIEAARKQAVSLYGADSIPEKPRVYASKSKNAQEAHEAIRPSGDVFRTPAEVASQLRGDEFKLYDLIWKRTVASQMADAKGSTATVTIAADGGEGAHADFTASGTVITFRGYQAAYEEGRDEVRNASDEASAKLPPLEEGHALGLAELEAKGHETTPPPRYTEASLVKALEELGIGRPSTYASIISTIIDRGYVTPRGQALVPSWIAFSVIRLLEDHFGDLVEYDFTAEMEDDLDKIAGGEADRVDWLSQFYFGGGEHPGLREVVENLGDIDARAVNSIVIDDGITLRVGKYGPYLEVEDGTDTPRRVNVPDDLAPDELTPAKARELIEAPVATDRVLGVNPATGKTIVAKDGRYGPYVTELEPEPEAPAEELVVDPTTGEVSDAKPKKRPAKKAAAVKPRTASLFKTMDPATVDLETALQLLDLPRTVGEDPESGEPITAQNGRYGPYLKKGTDSRSLESEDQIFTIELPAALEIFAQPKYGARRPSSALKEFDADPTSGKPIRIRDGRFGPYVTDGVTNATIPRGESVESVDFDRAVQLLVDKRAKGPAKKPAAKRPAAKRPAAKKKA; encoded by the coding sequence GTGCCCACGAAGAAGCTCGTGATCGTCGAGTCGCCGGCGAAGGCGCGCACGATCGCGCAGTACCTCGGCGACGGCTACGAGGTGCAGGCGTCGGTGGGACACATCCGGGATCTCATCGACGTCAAGGACCTGCCGCCCGAGCTCAAGAAGGGCAGCGTCGGCAAGTTCTCGATCGACGTCGAGAACGGTTTCGAGCCGTACTACGTGGTCTCCGACTCCAAGAAGAAGACCGTCACCGAGCTGAAGCGGGCCCTCAAGGACGCCGACGAGCTCTACCTCGCGACGGATGAGGACCGCGAGGGCGAGGCCATCGCGTGGCACCTGCTCGAGGTGCTGAAGCCCAAGGTGCCCGTCAAGCGCATGGTGTTCCACGAGATCACCAAGGACGCCATCCAGGCCGCCGAGCGCAACACCCGTGAGATCGACACGGCCCTCGTCGACGCCCAGGAGACCCGCCGCATCCTCGACCGGCTCTTCGGCTTCGAGATCTCGCCGGTGCTCTGGCGGAAGGTGGCCCCGAAGCTCTCGGCCGGCCGTGTGCAGTCGGCGGCGCTCCGGCTCGTCGTCGACCGCGAGCGCGAACGGCTCGCCTTCGTCTCGGCCTCGTACTGGGACCTCGTGGCCGAGTTCACCCCGACGGATGCCGAGCAGGCCTTCAGCGCCCGCCTCGTGCGCCTCGAGGGCAAGCGCGTCGCCCAGGGCGGCGACTTCGACGACACCGGCCGCCTCAAGGCGGATGCGGTCACCCTCGACGAGCGCGCCGCCGACCTGCTCGTCGACGCGCTGCGCGCCGACACCGCGAGCTTCGCCGTGAAGTCGCTCGAGACCAAGCCCTACTCGCGCCGCCCCGCAGCCCCCTTCACGACCTCGACCCTCCAGCAGGAGGCCTCGCGCAAGCTCCGCCTCTCGGCCCGCATCACGATGAGCCTCGCCCAGTCGCTCTACGAGAACGGCTACATCACCTATATGCGCACCGACTCGACGACGCTCTCGCAGCAGGCGATCGAGGCGGCGCGGAAGCAGGCGGTGAGCCTCTACGGCGCCGACTCGATCCCCGAGAAGCCCCGCGTCTACGCCTCCAAGTCGAAGAACGCGCAGGAGGCGCACGAGGCGATCCGCCCCTCCGGCGACGTCTTCCGCACCCCCGCCGAGGTCGCCTCCCAGCTGCGCGGCGACGAGTTCAAGCTCTACGACCTCATCTGGAAGCGCACCGTCGCGAGCCAGATGGCGGATGCCAAGGGCTCCACCGCGACCGTCACGATCGCCGCCGACGGGGGAGAGGGCGCCCACGCCGACTTCACGGCATCCGGAACCGTCATCACCTTCCGCGGCTACCAGGCCGCCTACGAGGAGGGGCGCGACGAGGTGCGCAACGCCTCCGACGAGGCGAGCGCCAAGCTGCCGCCGCTCGAGGAGGGGCACGCGCTCGGCCTCGCCGAGCTCGAGGCGAAGGGCCACGAGACCACTCCGCCGCCGCGCTACACCGAGGCGAGCCTCGTGAAGGCGCTCGAGGAGCTCGGCATCGGCCGTCCCTCGACGTACGCCTCGATCATCTCGACCATCATCGACCGCGGCTACGTGACCCCGCGCGGCCAGGCGCTCGTGCCGAGCTGGATCGCGTTCAGCGTCATCCGGCTGCTCGAGGACCACTTCGGCGACCTCGTCGAGTACGACTTCACGGCCGAGATGGAGGACGACCTCGACAAGATCGCCGGCGGCGAGGCCGACCGCGTCGACTGGCTCAGCCAGTTCTACTTCGGCGGCGGCGAGCACCCGGGGCTGCGCGAGGTGGTCGAGAACCTCGGCGACATCGACGCCCGCGCCGTGAACTCGATCGTCATCGACGACGGGATCACGCTGCGGGTCGGCAAGTACGGCCCCTACCTCGAGGTCGAGGACGGCACCGACACCCCGCGCCGGGTGAACGTGCCCGACGACCTCGCCCCCGACGAGCTCACCCCCGCGAAGGCGCGCGAGCTCATCGAGGCGCCCGTCGCGACCGACCGCGTGCTCGGCGTGAACCCCGCCACCGGCAAGACGATCGTCGCGAAGGACGGCCGCTACGGCCCCTACGTGACCGAGCTCGAGCCGGAGCCCGAGGCGCCCGCCGAGGAGCTCGTCGTCGACCCGACGACCGGTGAGGTCTCGGACGCGAAGCCGAAGAAGAGGCCCGCCAAGAAGGCGGCGGCCGTGAAGCCGCGCACGGCGTCCCTCTTCAAGACCATGGACCCGGCGACCGTCGACCTCGAGACGGCGCTGCAGCTGCTCGACCTGCCGCGCACCGTCGGCGAGGACCCGGAGTCGGGCGAGCCGATCACGGCGCAGAACGGGCGCTACGGCCCCTACCTCAAGAAGGGCACGGATTCGCGCTCGCTCGAGAGCGAGGACCAGATCTTCACGATCGAGCTGCCCGCCGCGCTCGAGATCTTCGCGCAGCCGAAGTACGGCGCCCGTCGCCCCTCGAGCGCGCTCAAGGAGTTCGACGCCGACCCGACGAGCGGCAAGCCCATCCGCATCCGAGACGGCCGCTTCGGGCCGTACGTGACCGACGGGGTCACCAACGCGACCATCCCGCGCGGCGAGAGCGTGGAATCCGTCGACTTCGACCGCGCCGTGCAGCTGCTCGTCGACAAGCGCGCCAAGGGGCCGGCCAAGAAGCCCGCCGCGAAGCGCCCGGCGGCCAAGCGCCCGGCCGCGAAGAAGAAGGCCTGA
- a CDS encoding DNA polymerase III subunit delta' translates to MDALWDELTGQAEAIGVVRAAAAGDGLAHSWLITGPPGSGRSTLAFAFATELIARPGDLEATAAQVAARTHPDLAVLSTEAVIIKIEDVRKLVAASQFSPAVGRHRVMIIEDADRMTERTSNVLLKALEEPPERTIWILCAPSEADLLPTIRSRVRTVRLRVPSVEAVAELISRRDDVSLPEATRAAREAQAHIGMAHRLATDEQARQRRRRTMELALGIRGVAGAVQAAAELLEIAGQDAKQITEERDAEEREQALRSLGVEPGGTVPPALRAQVKALEEDQKRRATRSLRDGLDRILVDLLSLYRDILLLQLGVGLEPVNLAIYGELAEAAARATPAQTLATLDAIAEARTRIEGNVAPALALEAMLVTGIRRDAASTR, encoded by the coding sequence ATGGATGCGCTGTGGGATGAGCTGACCGGCCAGGCCGAGGCGATCGGCGTCGTGCGCGCGGCCGCCGCGGGCGACGGGCTCGCGCACTCCTGGCTCATCACGGGCCCTCCGGGCTCCGGACGCTCCACCCTCGCCTTCGCCTTCGCGACCGAGCTCATCGCCCGGCCGGGCGACCTCGAGGCGACGGCCGCGCAGGTCGCGGCGCGCACGCATCCCGACCTCGCCGTGCTCAGCACGGAGGCGGTCATCATCAAGATCGAGGACGTGCGCAAGCTCGTCGCGGCGAGCCAGTTCTCGCCCGCGGTCGGCCGCCACCGCGTCATGATCATCGAGGACGCCGACCGGATGACCGAGCGCACCTCGAACGTGCTGCTGAAGGCGCTCGAGGAGCCGCCCGAGCGCACCATCTGGATCCTGTGCGCCCCGAGTGAGGCCGACCTGCTGCCCACGATCCGCTCGCGCGTGCGCACCGTGCGGCTGCGCGTGCCGAGCGTCGAGGCGGTGGCCGAGCTCATCTCGCGGCGCGACGACGTGAGCCTTCCCGAGGCGACCCGCGCCGCCCGCGAGGCGCAGGCCCACATCGGCATGGCGCACCGCCTCGCCACCGACGAGCAGGCCCGGCAGCGCCGCCGCCGCACCATGGAGCTCGCGCTCGGCATCCGCGGGGTCGCGGGCGCCGTGCAGGCCGCCGCCGAGCTGCTCGAGATCGCCGGCCAGGATGCGAAGCAGATCACCGAGGAGCGCGACGCCGAGGAGCGCGAGCAGGCGCTGCGCTCGCTCGGGGTCGAGCCCGGCGGCACCGTGCCGCCGGCGCTGCGTGCGCAGGTGAAGGCCCTCGAGGAGGACCAGAAGCGTCGCGCCACCCGCAGCCTCCGCGACGGGCTCGACCGCATCCTCGTCGACCTGCTGTCGCTCTACCGCGACATCCTGCTGCTCCAGCTGGGGGTCGGGCTCGAGCCCGTGAACCTCGCGATCTACGGCGAGCTCGCCGAGGCCGCCGCCCGCGCCACCCCCGCCCAGACCCTCGCGACCCTCGACGCGATCGCGGAGGCCCGCACCCGCATCGAGGGCAACGTCGCGCCGGCGCTCGCCCTCGAGGCGATGCTCGTGACCGGCATCCGTCGCGACGCGGCGAGCACCCGGTGA
- a CDS encoding Rv3654c family TadE-like protein, producing the protein MRARDDRGSGGVLALALVGATLVVALTVLGLGAALAARQRAVAAADAAALAAADALLGVAPGEPCALAEEVATAHRVALSVCTIDGAEALVAVRTEALGVTMELVSRAGPPP; encoded by the coding sequence GTGAGAGCCCGCGACGACCGAGGCTCGGGCGGCGTGCTCGCCCTCGCCCTCGTCGGCGCCACGCTCGTCGTCGCGCTGACGGTGCTCGGGCTGGGCGCCGCCCTCGCCGCGCGACAGCGCGCGGTCGCTGCCGCCGACGCCGCGGCCCTCGCCGCCGCCGACGCTCTGCTCGGGGTGGCGCCGGGCGAGCCGTGCGCGCTCGCCGAGGAGGTGGCCACCGCGCATCGCGTGGCCCTCTCGGTGTGCACGATCGACGGCGCGGAGGCGCTCGTCGCCGTGCGCACCGAGGCGCTCGGCGTGACGATGGAGCTCGTCTCGCGGGCCGGTCCCCCGCCCTGA
- a CDS encoding TadA family conjugal transfer-associated ATPase → MPVPHRSVFGPLAPLVAEPGVTDVFVNPDGTVWVDRGTGARPEPGLRVPAGEARELAVRLVAAGGRHLDEAAPCGDVRIGDGIRVHGVLPPISPGAAVLSIRIPSAAALDLDLLEGAGMFARVPRTAVAALVARRANLLVTGAGGVGKTTLLGALLGAAPAHERIVLVEDVAELRVAHPHVVRLEARQPNLEGAGAVGLDRLVREALRMRPDRLVVGECRGAELRELLIALNTGHDGGAGTLHANSLADVPVRLEALGALAGWSADALARQAVSAFDAVLHLERTDDGRRAIAELGALRLTGRGRLVAEAA, encoded by the coding sequence ATGCCCGTGCCGCACCGCTCCGTCTTCGGGCCGCTCGCGCCGCTCGTCGCCGAGCCGGGCGTCACCGACGTCTTCGTGAACCCCGACGGCACGGTGTGGGTGGACCGCGGCACGGGAGCGCGGCCCGAGCCCGGCCTGCGCGTGCCCGCGGGGGAGGCGCGCGAGCTCGCGGTACGGCTCGTCGCCGCGGGAGGGCGGCACCTCGACGAGGCGGCACCGTGCGGCGACGTGCGGATCGGCGACGGCATCCGCGTGCACGGCGTGCTGCCCCCGATCTCGCCGGGGGCCGCGGTGCTCTCGATCCGGATTCCGTCCGCCGCCGCCCTCGACCTCGACCTGTTGGAGGGCGCCGGGATGTTCGCGCGCGTGCCGCGGACGGCGGTCGCCGCCCTCGTCGCGCGGCGCGCCAACCTGCTGGTGACGGGCGCCGGCGGCGTCGGCAAGACGACGCTGCTCGGCGCGCTGCTGGGCGCCGCCCCCGCCCACGAGCGCATCGTGCTCGTGGAGGACGTCGCCGAGCTGCGCGTGGCGCACCCGCACGTCGTGCGTCTCGAGGCGCGCCAGCCCAACCTCGAGGGGGCGGGTGCGGTCGGTCTCGACCGCCTCGTGCGCGAGGCGCTGCGGATGCGACCCGATCGGCTCGTCGTGGGGGAGTGCCGGGGTGCCGAGCTGCGCGAACTGCTCATCGCCCTCAACACGGGGCACGACGGCGGTGCGGGCACCCTGCACGCCAACTCGCTCGCCGACGTCCCCGTGCGGCTCGAAGCCCTCGGTGCACTCGCCGGCTGGTCGGCGGATGCGCTGGCCCGCCAGGCCGTGAGCGCCTTCGATGCGGTGCTGCACCTCGAGCGCACGGACGACGGTCGCCGTGCGATCGCCGAGCTGGGGGCGCTGCGGCTCACCGGCCGCGGAAGGCTCGTCGCGGAGGCGGCGTGA